One region of Culex pipiens pallens isolate TS chromosome 2, TS_CPP_V2, whole genome shotgun sequence genomic DNA includes:
- the LOC120420343 gene encoding uncharacterized protein LOC120420343 encodes MKVFVALLFTTLVAASQASYLSSAWSYDNGLNSWNGHLGGYPYANGLSAGWPATSVYGGLYGGHKTVVQANLGHNAYPYAGAWSGAGWPTTSVYGGLYGGLYGGHKTVVQANLGHEATYPWGQPWGTYGAGVYGGAWGHHGLAQTVVPVSKQIAATPGSVHVAAVPVGGEKVVVV; translated from the exons ATGAAG GTCTTCGTCGCTCTTCTGTTTACGACTCTAGTCGCTGCCTCTCAAGCATCCTATCTGTCATCTGCTTGGTCGTACGACAATGGCTTGAACTCCTGGAATGGACACCTCGGCGGCTATCCCTATGCCAATGGACTATCCGCAGGTTGGCCAGCAACCTCTGTCTACGGTGGCCTGTACGGTGGACACAAGACTGTAGTCCAAGCCAACCTGGGCCATAACGCCTATCCTTATGCTGGAGCCTGGTCCGGTGCCGGATGGCCAACTACATCCGTGTATGGTGGTCTCTATGGTGGACTGTACGGAGGACACAAGACCGTGGTGCAGGCCAACCTTGGCCACGAGGCCACCTATCCGTGGGGTCAGCCATGGGGAACGTACGGAGCCGGTGTGTATGGAGGTGCTTGGGGACATCACGGACTCGCTCAGACTGTGGTGCCAGTGTCGAAGCAGATCGCGGCTACTCCAGGGTCGGTCCATGTAGCCGCGGTCCCAGTTGGTGGTGAGAAGGTCGTTGTAGTTTAA
- the LOC120420326 gene encoding uncharacterized protein LOC120420326 has protein sequence MKIIIALFTVVLAVVAAEPSYLTSVLPQAVPVPISTSVWPPYGVYGKGLAQRYGPVASYPGYQAGVYGGLPVYGNAWGYSAPVVGAYGNTKLIDNGLWNYGGYGFGHTNKYWL, from the exons ATGAAG ATCATCATCGCCCTGTTCACGGTTGTTCTGGCCGTTGTCGCCGCTGAGCCATCGTACTTGACTTCGGTGCTTCCCCAAGCAGTGCCGGTTCCGATCAGCACCTCGGTGTGGCCACCCTACGGAGTTTACGGAAAGGGACTGGCTCAGCGTTATGGGCCAGTCGCAAGCTATCCTGGCTATCAGGCTGGTGTGTACGGAGGTCTGCCAGTCTATGGAAACGCATGGGGATACTCGGCTCCGGTTGTGGGTGCTTACGGAAACACAAAGCTCATCGACAATGGACTGTGGAACTACGGAGGATATGGTTTTGGACACACCAACAAGTACTGGCTGTAA
- the LOC120419933 gene encoding phenoloxidase-activating factor 3-like has product MLLPNVTECGPDRNSNLRNLVTPYVINGQPTSLDQYPWLALIKYINEDDEELFLCGGSLINDRYVLTAAHCINNMIVGVRLGEWDLDTDPDCVVKNKVRHCADPVINVGIERILLHKNYTRRLSKGGKIDMALLRLDRVVNIGRYVAPICLAKSLAEGELPDGQMMYLAGWGTTEHGDVSRRKLYVDVHSVNLEECRRLVNAPLIKIDETLICALGQDGKDSCQGDSGGPLMERRSLEDGRVGAESCETEDYDDGVCIALQKCDAFKQTGELSDGQRNLLRREQEKCSGSLVCCKRKVRQKVPRSFEDIKPAKTKAHHSLLPSQEHCGADSADRIYNGNVTYLDQFPWLAVIKYIDKDENEAFRCGGSLINNRYVLTAAHCIEDSIAEVRLGEWDLESNPDCVTRQGVEQCADPVVDVGIEKILLHKNYTRRASKGGKIDMALLRLDREVTMGTYVHPICLPRTESESEIVDDQELLVAGWGMTENRVTSTKKLFVDLHNVNLNECRRLINAPLIKIDETMICALGKNGKDSCQGDSGGSLMDMKKIDGGKFRYFLSGVVSKGLACGTTKPGFYTNVYQQMDWIISNMEP; this is encoded by the exons ATGCTGCTGCCTAACGTTACAGAATGTGGTCCAGATAGGAACAGCAATCTTCGTAACTTGGTGACG CCATATGTCATAAATGGACAACCAACTAGTTTAGATCAGTATCCTTGGCTTGCACTCATCAAGTATATCAATGAAG ATGACGAAGAGCTGTTCCTGTGTGGCGGTTCGCTAATCAACGATCGTTACGTCCTCACGGCAGCTCACTGCATCAACAACATGAT TGTCGGAGTACGGCTCGGAGAGTGGGATCTTGACACCGACCCCGACTGCGTGGTCAAGAACAAGGTTCGTCACTGTGCCGATCCGGTGATAAACGTTGGAATCGAGCGAATCCTGCTGCACAAGAACTACACGAGACGACTGTCCAAGGGAGGTAAAATCGATATGGCTTTGCTGAGGCTTGATCGGGTTGTGAACATCGGAAGATACGTTGCGCCGATTTGTCTTGCGAAAAGTTTGGCGGAAGGGGAACTGCCTGATGGCCAGATGATGTACTTGGCTGGTTGGGGAACCACTGAGCATGGCGATGTAAGCAGACGGAAGCTGTACGTGGACGTTCATAGCGTTAACTTGGAGGAGTGTCGCCGGTTGGTGAATGCTCCGTTGATCAAGATCGACGAGACGTTGATCTGTGCGTTAGGTCAGGACGGGAAGGATTCGTGTCAGGGCGATTCGGGGGGTCCTTTGATGGAACGGAGGTCGTTGGAGGATGGGAGGGTTGG TGCCGAGTCTTGTGAAACCGAAGATTACGACGACGGAGTGTGCATTGCGTTACAAAAGTGCGACGCCTTCAAGCAAACCGGTGAACTCTCCGACGGCCAACGGAATCTGCTGCGGCGCGAGCAGGAAAAATGTTCCGGATCTCTAGTGTGCTGCAAGCGGAAGGTGCGCCAAAAGGTTCCTCGGTCCTTCGAGGACATCAAGCCGGCGAAAACCAAAGCCCACCATAGTCTGTTGCCTAGCCAGGAGCATTGCGGAGCGGATAGTGCCGACAGGATCTACAACGGCAACGTAACGTACCTGGATCAGTTCCCGTGGCTGGCGGTGATCAAGTACATTGATAAAG ATGAGAACGAAGCTTTCCGTTGTGGAGGATCGCTGATCAACAATCGTTACGTCCTGACGGCAGCTCACTGCATCGAAGATTCCAT TGCCGAAGTTCGACTTGGCGAATGGGACTTGGAAAGCAACCCGGACTGCGTTACCAGACAGGGTGTCGAACAGTGTGCCGATCCAGTTGTGGACGTCGGCATCGAGAAGATACTGCTGCACAAGAACTACACGCGGAGGGCTTCCAAGGGTGGTAAGATCGATATGGCGTTGCTGCGGCTCGATCGAGAGGTGACCATGGGAACGTACGTGCATCCGATTTGCTTGCCGAGGACGGAATCGGAGTCGGAGATCGTAGACGACCAGGAACTGCTGGTCGCCGGTTGGGGAATGACCGAGAATCGTGTGACGAGCACGAAGAAACTGTTTGTGGATCTACACAACGTGAACCTGAACGAGTGCCGTCGGTTGATAAATGCTCCGTTGATCAAGATTGACGAGACGATGATCTGCGCGTTGGGAAAGAACGGGAAAGATTCGTGCCAGGGGGATTCCGGGGGTTCATTGATGGATATGAAAAAGATCGATGGAGGTAAGTTTCGGTACTTTTTGAGCGGTGTGGTTAGTAAGGGGCTGGCTTGTGGAACAACCAAACCTGGCTTTTACACGAATGTGTACCAGCAAATGGATTGGATTATTTCCAATATGGAACCTTAA
- the LOC120420317 gene encoding uncharacterized protein LOC120420317 — protein sequence MKVFVALLFTTLVAASQASYLPSAWSYDNGLNSWNGHLGGYPYASGLSAGWPATSVYGGLYGGHKTVVQANLGHNAYPYAGAWSGAGWPTTSVFGSLYGGLYGGHKTVVQANLGHETPYPWGQPWGTYGAGVYGGAWGHHGLAQTVVPVSKQIAATPGSVHVAAVPVGGEKVVVV from the exons ATGAAG GTCTTCGTCGCTCTTCTGTTCACGACTCTAGTCGCTGCCTCTCAAGCGTCCTATCTGCCATCGGCTTGGTCGTACGACAATGGCTTGAACTCCTGGAACGGACACCTCGGCGGCTATCCCTATGCCAGTGGACTGTCCGCAGGTTGGCCAGCGACCTCTGTCTACGGTGGCCTGTACGGTGGACACAAGACTGTAGTCCAAGCCAACCTGGGCCATAACGCCTATCCTTATGCTGGAGCCTGGTCCGGTGCCGGATGGCCAACGACGTCCGTGTTCGGTAGTCTCTATGGTGGGCTGTACGGAGGACACAAGACCGTGGTGCAGGCCAACCTTGGCCACGAGACCCCCTATCCGTGGGGTCAGCCATGGGGAACGTACGGAGCCGGTGTGTACGGAGGTGCTTGGGGACATCACGGACTGGCCCAGACTGTGGTGCCAGTGTCGAAGCAGATCGCGGCTACTCCAGGGTCGGTTCATGTAGCCGCGGTCCCAGTTGGTGGTGAGAAGGTCGTTGTAGTTTAA